The DNA region TGGGCACCTGCGGGGGGGACCTGATGTGTTGGAAACCAACAGCACTCCCTCCCTGAGGGCTGTGGGAGGGGCTCACGGGCAGAGGGGGAGTGTTTGGACTCGCTGGGTGGTCGTTTCCCATGAGCTCAGGGTGCTGGGAGAAGAGACTGTGATCCTTCCTAGGAGGCAGGATGAAGCTGAAAATCCTTCTTAGCGGGCAGAGGGGGTGGGAAGAGCTTGGACCcgcgggggcaggggaggggtggagagggcCATCGGGGAAGGGTGTGGTCTGGGTGTGCATGTCGTGGTGGGGGGGCTCACTGGGATGTGGCCGACCCTGGTGGGGAACCTGCATGTTCCTGAGGGCCCTGACCAGCCCCACAGGCCGGGTGCCCCTTGGGTCCCTACTGGGAGCTTTCTgggcatctcccccaccccccaggcctccAGCTGGGTCACGTGGACTCTCAGGGCagcccaggaggagaggaggaaggctcTGACCTGTAGACCGAAGCAGCCCGAGTTATTTTGAGCAGCTCGGTCCCATCTGCCCATCTGCAGACCTGAAAGCAAAACTGCCTCCCAGGCTGTGGGTGTGGGGCCCTGCAGGTGCTGGGCGGCCAGAGACAAGACACGTGGATCCAGCccggggtgggaggcagggggcagtACCCACAGGTGCCGCCCATGGGCCCTCCCCTTTCTGCCATCGCCCAGGAACCACTGTGCCCGGAGGAGCTAGCTCTGCATCCCGGCCCCCTGGCTGCCAAAGTTGCCCCTCCTTCAGCACTCCCGCCAGCCCGGGGCCACCAGCAGGTGCTTGGAACTGGCCACGGCTCGTTCCCCCCGTCCTCCCTTCAGAAGGCCGCCCTCTCCGTTGTCCTGGCTCAGGACTTGAGTTGTGGGGTGAGGCTCTGTAGGTCAGGCGGACAGTGGCGGGACAGCCCAGGCCAAGGGCTCTGGCTCTGGGGCGTTCCTCCGGGGGTTTCTTGGGCAgctgagcctcaatttcccccACCTGCTGTGTGTCCCCTGCCGCCCCCTGACGCGCCCGCTCCTCTTCCTGCAGCCACCGAAGCAGCTCCCAGCAGCGCTGGCGAAATGGCCGACACCCCCAGAGATGCCTCACTCAAGCAGCCGCCCATGCCGCGGAACGAGAAGGCCCCCGTGGACTTCGGCTATGTGGGGATCGACTCCATCCTGGAGCAGATGCGCAGGAAGGCCATGAAGCAGGGCTTCGAGTTCAACATCATGGTGGTGGGTGAGTCCCCCGCTCCCATCCTGTGAGCCGCCCAGAGCCACGCAAGGAagcccccctgccccaccccggcCGGCCACACAGGCTCTTGTAAAACGGGGTGACAGGCCTGGCCTGCAGGACAGACGAGCGTGTGGACTCTTCTACCGAGGTGATCCTCAGCGGCGGGGAGCCCGGCCCCCAGGGGTTTGGGCTGGAACCCTGCAGTGTGCGTGGTCTCGCGGTGAGGGATACAGACCCTCCCCGCCGGGGTCCCAAGGTGGGGGTCTCTGTAGGGCTTTTCCACCAAACCTCACCTGGATCCTGGTATGTGCCACAGCTGAGGGTGGACCGCGCTGGTCGGGCCAGCCCCCACTTTCTCTCCCCAATGCTGTCTGCCTCTCAGCTCCTCCCAGGAGCCCCGGGACCTTGCGTGGGGCAGTTTGACCACCCTGTGGTCAGAAGGCAAGGGGGCCATGTCCTGCTCTGCCATAGAGTACAGCGAGAGCTTGGCCACTGCCCAGGCACCCAGCCCTTCCTGCCTCCTGACCGCCCCTGACCCGGAGCCCCACCAAGGAGAGCTGGGGGGTGACTCCCAGGCCTCGCCACCCCCCAGGCCCTTGAGCTGCCATCTCTGGAGCACCCTGCCGACCAGCCGTGTTCTCTCCCCAGGGCAGAGCGGCTTGGGAAAGTCCACCTTGATCAACACCCTCTTCAAATCCAAGATCAGCCGGAAGTCAGTGCAGCCCACCTCAGAGGAGCGCATCCCTAAGACCATTGAGATCAAGTCCATCACACATGGTGAGAGCCGGGCggggactgggggaggggcacCGAGTCAGGTCCCTCGGGGCAGCACCTCTGGGCATGTTGAGACTTggagtggggtgagggagggCGAGGGGTCAGGGATGCTCCAGGATCCCTGCAGGCCCTGGCCCGAGCCCCCTGGAGACAGCTGAGTTTTCCACCAAAAAGCACGGGCAGGGGGCCTTACTGCTGCACACTGACATCTCCCTGGCATCATCCTGGGGGTGCTGCAGGGGGGCCGCTTTGGGGCAGGGTGGGTCGGGCAGCCCGGCTGGAGGGGGCGGGGTGATTATGTGCACAGGTCCCGAGTCTCCCCACTGAGCTTGATAGGGGCTGTGATGTCTACAGATATTGAGGAGAAGGGCGTCCGCATGAAGCTGACGGTCATCGACACGCCGGGCTTCGGGGACCACATCAACAATGAGAACTGGTAAGGTGACCTCTGCCCCGGGCAGAAGAGCCCTCACAGGGCTGCTGGGAATCTCGCCAaacccgccccgcccccagggaTCACAGGTCAGCCTGGGAGGCTGTTTCAGGCCTCTGTTGTGCTCAGGATCTCAGGTGGTACccaccacacccacaccccccactTCCCGGTGTTGGGCGGAGACTTGGGGAACTGGGGTCCTGCaggtgaggatgggggtggggcaggaggctgCTCCCCCAGCTGGGGCGGTGGGGGTTCCCTGCTCGCTGACTGGGTCCCCTCCATGCAGCTGGCAGCCCATCATGAAGTTCATCAACGACCAGTACGAGAAGTACCTGCAAGAGGAGGTCAACATCAACCGGAAGAAGCGCATCCCGGACACCCGCGTCCACTGCTGCCTGTACTTCATCCCCGCCACCGGCCACTCGTACGTGCCCCGGCGTGCTCTGGGGCTGGGTGGGTCGCGGGCCGCAGCCTGAGTGCCCCCTATCTCCCTCTGGCCCCCACACTGCGTCCCACCCACCTGTCCACCACCCAGCTTGCCCAGGAGGGCGGAGGACCACTGGCTGGCTGGGCCCAGGGTGGTCCGGAGCCTGGGCTGTGCCTTCTCAGGGCAGGCGTTCTGGCGGGCCTGGCAGGCTGGCAGAGACTCTCCAGCTGTGTGTCTTTAGCACTTACCTGCCCCTCGGTGCGGGTTGCTAGTCCATAAGGGGAGTGCTGACAATGCGATAACAGATCCCGGCAGGGATCCCTCCACACACACCCAGGAAGGTTTAGAGCACAGAGGGCAGCGGGCTTGGCCCCGGGCAGGGCTGGATAAGGGCTGTTAGTCGAGGCCACCTTGGAGAGAGCTGCTTTCTCCTGCCAGTTCCATCTGCAGCTACAGATTATGTACAAGTCAGTGAGGCTGGCGTGGGGTGGGTGCCCTGGAGCAGAGGTCGGGGGTCTCCTCGCCTCCTTTGAGCTGGGGTGGTCTCCCTCATGAGGGCAGATGGGCTCTTTGATTGTTTAGAATGTTAATTGTGCCTTGAGTAAGGCCagtgttattttttatatttttttctttaaacgtgtgtgtgtatatgcgtgctcagtcgcttcagtcatgtccagctctttgtgaccccatggactgtagcccgccaggctcttctgtccttggggattctccaggcaagaatactggagtgggttgccatgccctcctccaggggatcttcccgacccaggggttgaagctgcgtctcctgcattgcaggtggattctttacccactgagccacctgggaagccccttttcaaAACacacccatttttaaatttttatatatttatttttggctgtgctgggtctttgttgccgctcgggctttctctagttgcggcaagcgggggctactctgcTGTGGTGCACGGCTTCCCGTTGCGGCTTCTCAtggtggaacacaggctctaaggcacgagggcttcagtacttgcagcatgcgggctcagtagttgtggcacatgggcttagttgccctgcagcatgtggaatcttcacggaccagggattgaacctgtgtcccctgcattggtgggcggattctcatccactgcaccaccggggaagccccagatggGCCCTGGATGGCCTCACAGACCCCTTGTCCTTGGTTCCCTGTGGCTCTGTCTGCACCTGATACCCCTAGGTGTCTTTCCACCCCCTGGTGGGCACCCTCAGGCTGGTCCTGAATCAGGACGTGGGAAGGAGGTGAGCCCAGCACCCAGTGGACCCTGGGAGTGATTGGGGTAGGCAGCGAGGCTGGACAGAGGGGGACTGCTGGGGCCCGGGGTCCGGCTGCTCACCATGGCCTGAGGCTCTGGCTCTGACTCTTCCACACTCGGTTCTACTAGAAGCAGGAAGCCCGGGGTTGGGGGGCCAGCCTCGCAGGCAACGGTTACAGGAAGGAACCAGCAGGAACCGCGGGCCTCACCTGGGGGCCTTTGTGGGAAACCAAGCAAGTACGGAGCCACCCTCAACCGGGGTCTGCGCGGGGGCGGGGGACTCAGCCACGAGTCCCACCACAGCTGGTCCAGGCTTTGCTCCACCAAGGCGACGCTGAAACCAGGGAGCTGTGACCCAGCGGGGCGCCACGCCGTCCCCTCCCCCAGACCCCGGGCCCTGGGATCCAGGCGGCTCCTCCCCATCCCCGTTCGGACATCCTCCTGGGGCCTGCCTCACCCTCGCATCGAGTCTGTGACCGACTTTGTGCGGGGACAGCCAGGACAGCTCTGCTCCTGGTGGGAAGGCGATGCCTGCTATTCAGCAGTCCTGCAGCCCTGCCCCCGCGGCTGCTGAGAACAGGTCTCGGGTCGGGGTAGGGGGTGTGAGGAGAGGCTGAGGGGTAGCCTTTCCCCGCATCAGACCTTGGGCACCTGGAGCCAGTGGGCAAGGGGCCGGGGACGCCCCCGACAGCAACCCCCCAGCTCATCCTGGGAAATGGGGCTGAGTGAGCGCCCATCTCCCCCCATACAGTGACGCCCCACAATCTGATGGCCCTCTGAGCTGGTGGCAGTCTTTCTCCGAGTGGACACACTGGGGGCTTTGGGAGCTCATGCCCAGGCTGCTTAGAGCTGGTCTggccccccttcccctcctcccccggtTCAGTGTGGCCcagaattcttttcctttttctgtccctCGCTGGTGCCTTGGCTGGCGCTCAGCCCACAGCTTGGACCTTGTCAGCGTGcacccacctgggaggccccacaGGTATCCTGGGGGCCTCCCCTCAGCTCCCTCCAGGCAGGAGTGCGCCCCCTTTCCACGTTTCTGTCCCCGTTCCAtgtccctccccccacaccctcATCCGTGTCCCTCTGCTCCAGCCTCAGGCCCCTGGACATCGAGTTCATGAAGCGCCTGAGCAAAGTGGTCAACATCGTCCCGGTCATCGCCAAGGCTGACACGCTGACCCTGGAGGAGAGGGTCTACTTCAAACAGCGGGTAGGGCTCTGCCTCCGCCTGCCACCCACCTTGGTGGGAGCAAGGCCATCAGACAAAATCCCCAGTGTTTATTAGATGGAAGAGACGGTTTTCATCAGGGGACAGATGGTCGCTTCCTTCCCAGTCACTGTCCCACTTGGACTGCTGTCCAAACAAGAGGGCGAACCTTGGGCCCCTGCAGAGCCTCCTCCTCTGAGCAGAGAGACTCCTCACTTTAATTCTCAAAGCTCCACCCACAATCCCTTAGGTGTCAGGGATTTTCCCAGCATGCTTAGGGGAGGACAATGGCCTGGCAATGGATGTGTCTGGAGGGAAAAAGAACAAGGAACCCCCCAAAGCTGCACCC from Cervus canadensis isolate Bull #8, Minnesota chromosome 1, ASM1932006v1, whole genome shotgun sequence includes:
- the SEPTIN9 gene encoding septin-9 isoform X5, which produces METPASKMPEVPAAPAADAAPKRVEIQVPKPAEGSASPIPPQTLENSELAPMSQLQSRLEPKPQPPTAEIPPKSHEATEAAPSSAGEMADTPRDASLKQPPMPRNEKAPVDFGYVGIDSILEQMRRKAMKQGFEFNIMVVGQSGLGKSTLINTLFKSKISRKSVQPTSEERIPKTIEIKSITHDIEEKGVRMKLTVIDTPGFGDHINNENCWQPIMKFINDQYEKYLQEEVNINRKKRIPDTRVHCCLYFIPATGHSLRPLDIEFMKRLSKVVNIVPVIAKADTLTLEERVYFKQRITADLLSNGIDVYPQKEFDEDSEDRLVNEKFREMIPFAVVGSDHEYQVNGKRILGRKTKWGTIEVENTTHCEFAYLRDLLIRTHMQNIKDITSTIHFEAYRVKRLHEGSSAVANGVEEKAPEAQEM
- the SEPTIN9 gene encoding septin-9 isoform X6 produces the protein MADTPRDASLKQPPMPRNEKAPVDFGYVGIDSILEQMRRKAMKQGFEFNIMVVGQSGLGKSTLINTLFKSKISRKSVQPTSEERIPKTIEIKSITHDIEEKGVRMKLTVIDTPGFGDHINNENCWQPIMKFINDQYEKYLQEEVNINRKKRIPDTRVHCCLYFIPATGHSLRPLDIEFMKRLSKVVNIVPVIAKADTLTLEERVYFKQRITADLLSNGIDVYPQKEFDEDSEDRLVNEKFREMIPFAVVGSDHEYQVNGKRILGRKTKWGTIEVENTTHCEFAYLRDLLIRTHMQNIKDITSTIHFEAYRVKRLHEGSSAVANGVEEKAPEAQEM